A window from Festucalex cinctus isolate MCC-2025b chromosome 12, RoL_Fcin_1.0, whole genome shotgun sequence encodes these proteins:
- the LOC144031355 gene encoding putative E3 ubiquitin-protein ligase UBR7 has protein sequence MAATKTEELQLDDFIKDEEDLEHLLCVLAGSDPENCSYSLGYAKRQAVFACNTCTPDASQPAGVCLACANKCHDGHDLFELYTKRNFRCDCGNGKFGDFQCTLIPTKDEENTKNLYNHNFFGRYCSCDRPYPDQDDKVDDEMIQCVICEDWFHSKHLACQVADVDDMVCEDCMNKAPFLWTYAAHLSAEIKEAEDVEVEENADILESSEGPSTIPEQEGAPTGSSQLKRSHGDMTDRPGETETAACKLQYFQALNVTRPRTGAVFWLSEWRARLCTCTSCKRAYVVAQVHFLMDPSDSIQAYERRGLNEPFGKHPLMMLTGSMDRVQQLEVIYGCKELVNAIAALFHKCATDKKVVTVEAVHELFEELQAKKRRRTNMDDQ, from the exons ATGGCAGCGACAAAGACAGAGGAGCTCCAACTTGACGATTTCATTAAAGATGAGGAGGATCTGGAGCACCTTTTGTGTGTACTGGcgggaagtgacccagaaaacTGCTCTTATTCCCTT GGCTACGCGAAGAGGCAGGCCGTGTTTGCATGCAACACGTGCACACCGGATGCATCGCAACCTGCCGGCGTTTGCCTGGCCTGTGCCAATAAATGCCACGATGGACACGACCTCTTTGAACTGTACACCAAAAG AAATTTTCGCTGTGATTGCGGAAACGGAAAATTTGGGGATTTCCAGTGTACGCTCATTCcg ACCAAAGATgaggaaaacacaaaaaatctttacaatcaCAACTTCTTTGGCCGCTACTGCTCGTGCGACCGGCCATATCCTGACCAGGACGATAAG GTTGACGATGAGATGATTCAGTGTGTCATCTGCGAGGATTGGTTTCATAGCAAG CATTTGGCGTGCCAAGTGGCGGATGTGGATGACATGGTATGCGAGGACTGCATGAACAAAGCTCCTTTCTTGTGGACGTATGCTGCTCACCTGTCAG CTGAGATAAAGGAGGCTGAAGATGTGGAAGTAGAAGAAAATGCGGACATTTTGGAGTCGAGTGAAGGACCTTCCACCATTCCTGAGCAGGAG GGGGCGCCAACCGGGAGCTCTCAACTTAAACGCAGCCACGGCGACATGACGGATCGTCCCGGGGAGACCGAAACGGCGGCTTGCAAGCTGCAGTATTTCCAGGCCCTGAATGTGACGAGGCCTCGAACGGGGGCGGTCTTCTGGCTTTCCGAGTGGCGCGCCCGGCTGTGCACCTGCACGAGCTGCAAG AGGGCTTACGTAGTCGCACAGGTCCACTTCCTCATGGACCCGTCCGACTCGATTCAGGCCTACGAGAGAAGAGGCCTGAATGAGCCGTTTGGGAAGCACCCGCTGATGATGTTGACCGGTTCGATGGATCGAGTCCAGCAGCTCGAGGTCATTTACG GTTGTAAAGAGCTAGTGAATGCAATAGCTgcattatttcacaaatgtgcaACAGATAAAAAG GTCGTCACGGTGGAAGCCGTACACGAACTTTTCGAGGAGCTTCAGGCCAAAAAACGGCGCAGGACCAACATGGACGACCAATGA